A stretch of the Vicinamibacteria bacterium genome encodes the following:
- a CDS encoding recombinase A, whose product MATPRLVSTGVASLEAVPRDRRDVWSLASMEGRLVEISGHRAAANLTAAFGLVLEAQRKDEPVAWVTLEKSSFFPPDAADSGVDLKRLAVVRVSDLRAASRATVELTRSGGFGLVVLDLGPEAFQENKGRRSRQSKKLSVPIITKLVGLAQKTATAVVALTDKTGEASSLSSLVSLRAEAHRNPDAPSEVEIVILKDKRRGPGRRYREVYRAPAGLR is encoded by the coding sequence ATGGCGACACCGAGGCTGGTTTCGACGGGAGTTGCTTCTCTCGAAGCGGTTCCTCGCGATCGCCGAGACGTCTGGAGTCTCGCTTCCATGGAGGGGCGTCTCGTCGAGATATCGGGTCATCGCGCCGCGGCCAATCTCACCGCTGCCTTCGGACTCGTGCTGGAGGCACAGCGAAAAGACGAGCCCGTTGCCTGGGTAACGCTCGAAAAGAGCTCGTTTTTTCCTCCCGACGCCGCCGATTCGGGTGTCGATCTGAAAAGGCTCGCCGTGGTGCGCGTCTCCGATCTCCGCGCGGCGTCGAGAGCAACCGTAGAGCTGACCCGCTCCGGGGGGTTCGGGCTCGTCGTGCTAGACCTCGGACCCGAAGCTTTTCAGGAGAACAAGGGGCGCCGCTCGCGCCAATCGAAAAAGCTCTCGGTTCCCATCATCACCAAGCTCGTCGGCCTGGCACAAAAGACAGCTACCGCCGTCGTCGCCCTGACCGACAAGACGGGCGAGGCGAGCTCATTGAGCTCCCTCGTCTCGCTTCGCGCCGAGGCACACCGCAATCCCGACGCGCCCTCGGAGGTCGAGATCGTCATCTTGAAAGACAAACGCCGCGGACCAGGACGCCGCTATCGAGAGGTGTATCGTGCACCGGCTGGCCTGCGTTGA
- the lexA gene encoding transcriptional repressor LexA: MPKTPPGETRERVFQFVRERLLEGRPPTVREVQQAFRFRAVETARAHLEALIREGRLSKRDGESRGLELPLPEGALPSRLVPILGRVQAGDFSTAVEDLEGYVPIEASLTSEGIFALRVRGESMSGAGIFPGDLVLVRRQAEARSGDIVVALVEDEATVKRLRLRGRRVELYPENPDFEVLVPPPEAVTILGKVIEVRRRL; encoded by the coding sequence ATGCCGAAAACGCCCCCGGGAGAGACGAGAGAGCGCGTCTTCCAGTTCGTTCGAGAGCGGCTTCTCGAGGGCCGCCCTCCCACGGTACGGGAGGTGCAGCAGGCGTTTCGGTTCCGCGCCGTCGAGACGGCGCGGGCGCATCTCGAGGCCCTCATCCGAGAAGGGCGGCTTTCCAAGCGTGACGGCGAGTCGCGAGGTCTCGAGCTTCCTCTGCCCGAAGGGGCTCTTCCCTCGAGACTCGTTCCCATTCTGGGGCGGGTCCAGGCGGGAGATTTCTCGACGGCCGTCGAGGATCTCGAGGGATACGTGCCCATCGAAGCGAGCCTGACGAGCGAGGGGATCTTCGCTCTTCGCGTTCGTGGCGAAAGCATGTCCGGCGCCGGGATCTTTCCCGGTGATCTGGTTCTCGTTCGCCGACAAGCCGAGGCGCGTTCGGGCGATATCGTCGTCGCGCTGGTGGAGGACGAAGCCACCGTCAAGCGCCTGCGTCTTCGGGGTCGTCGCGTCGAGCTGTATCCGGAGAACCCCGATTTCGAGGTCCTCGTCCCCCCTCCCGAGGCGGTAACGATTCTGGGAAAAGTCATCGAGGTACGTCGACGACTTTGA
- a CDS encoding nucleotidyl transferase AbiEii/AbiGii toxin family protein: MKDQAVEIAKREATDQARRNRLREYLHHVLLRQLFERDLLDELVFHGGTALRIVHDLPRFSEDLDFHLVRPDPAYDLDVALDGMRRDLESSGYRVRLKPRLQGAVQSCMVVFERLLYECGLSSRENQKLNVRLEVDTNPPPSFRFEKKLVNVYLPYVVLHHDKPSFLAGKLHAVLQRRFAKGRDFFDLFFYLSRWPEVSPNLPYLNHALRQTGYPGPRVTETNWRELAASRVKALSWNQVERDVEPFLLRPEDRKALDKSLLLKMLESADR, translated from the coding sequence GTGAAGGATCAAGCGGTCGAGATCGCGAAAAGGGAGGCGACGGACCAGGCGAGGCGGAACCGGCTTCGCGAATACTTGCACCACGTCCTGCTCCGTCAGCTTTTCGAGCGAGACCTGCTGGACGAGCTCGTCTTCCACGGTGGCACCGCTTTGAGGATCGTCCACGACCTGCCCCGCTTCTCCGAGGATCTCGATTTCCACCTGGTCCGGCCCGATCCCGCATACGATCTCGACGTCGCACTCGACGGCATGCGCCGGGATCTCGAAAGCAGCGGATACCGGGTCCGACTGAAGCCGCGCCTCCAGGGCGCCGTACAATCGTGCATGGTGGTTTTCGAACGATTGCTGTACGAATGTGGCCTGAGCTCTCGTGAGAATCAGAAACTGAATGTCAGGTTGGAGGTGGACACGAACCCTCCTCCGAGTTTCCGTTTCGAGAAGAAGCTGGTCAACGTTTACCTGCCCTACGTCGTCCTGCACCATGACAAGCCGTCGTTCCTCGCGGGAAAACTGCATGCCGTCCTCCAGCGCAGGTTTGCCAAAGGAAGAGATTTCTTCGATCTCTTCTTCTATCTCAGCCGATGGCCGGAGGTTTCTCCGAATCTTCCGTATCTCAACCACGCCTTGAGACAGACTGGCTATCCGGGTCCACGGGTAACGGAAACGAACTGGAGGGAGCTGGCCGCATCGAGAGTGAAGGCTCTATCGTGGAATCAGGTCGAGAGAGACGTGGAACCGTTTCTTCTTCGCCCCGAAGATCGGAAGGCTCTCGATAAGTCGCTTCTGTTGAAAATGCTGGAATCCGCAGACCGCTGA